In the genome of Arachis stenosperma cultivar V10309 chromosome 2, arast.V10309.gnm1.PFL2, whole genome shotgun sequence, the window gagctctatgtttctttcattgaatAACGCGTTCACTACCGGATCCGAGCTTACCCGCGTTTGATCCTGAAATCGAAAAGACCATTTCACGTATTAGATGAGCTCAGCGTCGGTTAGCCTCTGAGGGTGGTGAAGGGGTTTCTACCAATTCACCAGTCTTATCTGAGGTTGAATCTGAAGCATCATTTGAGGAAGAAACTAGCTCCTCTTCTATTGATTCTGTTGATTTAAGTGCAAGTAATATGGCGGAGCCTAGAAGGATTACTCTACAGGAAGCAGGAGCTCCGGACTTTACAATGCAACCATATCAAGCGCGTCATCCAAACTTAGCTGCAGATTTTGAACTAAAGACCGCTTTGATCAATCTACTGCCTAAGTTTCATGGCCTACCtactcaagagcctatcaagcaccttaggAATTTTCAGACAGCCTGCTCAACTACTAGGCAGCATGGTGTGGATGAGGTCACCATATGGTTATACgccttcccattttctcttgaGGAAAAGGCAAGGGAGTGGTTCTACACTCAACCGGAAGCTGTTGTTACCAATTGGAAGGGAATTCCTGGACAAGTTCTTTCTAGCAGTGGTTACAGATAGACTGAGGAAAGAAATTTCCTGCATTATCCAAAGCAAATCAGAGACTCTTTACGAGTATTGGGAACACTTCAGGAATCTCCTTGACTCATGCCCCCATCACAAGATTGATCAGTTGGTGTTGATTAGATGCTGCGAGTAATGGTTCTCTGACTAACTACAAGACGGCGACAGAAGCGTGGCAACTGACCACCGATCTAGCTGAGTCCACCCGAAATACAAGGCAGAGGAATAATCATCCCAAGGTTATTACGAAAGTTTCTCTAGCAGTGAGACAGCGGCACTCGCAGACTCTGGGAGAGATGAGCAATATACTAAAGCAGCTCCAGCTTAATCAACAACAACCTCCGCCTCCTCCACAGCAACATTGTCAATAGTTAGTTCCTCAGAGAGTGTGTGGAATATGTGCCTGCTATTCTCACTACACTGATGAATGTCCTCAATTCCAACAAGAAGACAACACCTTGGCGGCAATCCATAATTTCTACGACCATCCAAATCAAGGTGGAAACTACAATCAGGGTTAGCAAGACAACTCCAACCAATGATGTAATGACAATTCCAACCAAGGATGGAGGGACAACTACAACCAAGGAGGCAGAAACAACGGTCAAAATCAAAGGTGGAATAACAACAACTATCAACAGAACCGGAACCAATAGAACCTTCCATACTGAGCATCTCACCAAAGGCAATACCAAGCACCTCCATTCAACCAACAACAAGCCCCTCAAATCACCTACCCTCTCCCTCCATCTACCCAAGATGAAATACTCCGTTCTATCCTACAAGAACAAAAAGAGCTTCGGATTTCACTTACCTCTAGCCTTACTGGTCTTACCTCTACTCTACAAGCTCTTATATCCCGAATGGAACCACCATCTATCCCCTAACAACCAACcttcaagctctagtgcacttctCTCTCAACCTTTATCCAACCCCAAGGGTGGAATCAATGCCATCTCTTTGAGGTCCGGAACTATATTGCAAGAGTAGAATCCCGAAGAGCCAAACTCAAGAGAAGATGTTCAAGTTGAAGATGTGGTTGAGGTAGAAGAGAATGCCCAAAGAGAATGAGGTACAAGATGCGATTGAAGAAGGAGTTGCTCAACTGAAGAATGGAGTGCCTAAGGAAGATTATGTTGTGCAAGATGCCATCCACATCCCTTTTTCACACCTTGCTAGGAGGACTAAGAAGCAAGTGGAACtcgatcccaaaatggtagagatcttcaaaaaggttgaggtaactattcccctttttgatgctattcaacaagtacctaaatatgctaagtttctaaaagatttgtgcatgcataaagataaaatacatgatttagaaactattcctttaggtagctCTATTTCTGCTTAATGGATGCTATACTTGAAAAATGTGGAGACCCCGGTCCATGCATGGTTACTTGCATTATAGGGGGTGTACAATTTATTGACTGTAGTGTGATTTAGGTACATGTGTTAGTATTATGCcattatctgtatatgatgcCTTGAAGCTCCCACCCTTGAAAAGGTCGGTAGCACATTTTGTTTTGGCAGATAAGAGCATAATTTCACTAGTTGGCATTGCGGAGGACGTCCTAGTGAGCATCAAGGGGATGACGTTTCCTATCGACTTCTACATTCTTGAGATGCCCCCTAGTAACAACAGAAGACCTTCATCCATCTTGCTTTGAAGGCCATTTCTGAAGACTTCACGATTCAAGTTGGATGCCTTCTCAGGGACCTATTCCTTCGAAATAGATGGCAGAGCAGTGAGCTTCAACCTGGATGAAGCTATGAAGCATCCACCGGAAGACCATTCCATCTTCCAGTGCCATATTATTGAGGAGATCGTGGTTGAAGTTCACCAAGAGACAGCAGAAGAGACGACAATGGCGCAAGGTGCAAGTGTTGGGAAGCCCTCCGAGTATACTAAAGACATCTTACCGCCTGCAGTGGTTCCAGATGATCAAGTGCCAAGCCATGAGATGAAAATGGAGTTGGAGCTGCTTCCACCCCACCTCAAGTACACTTATCTTGAGGATAATCAAAAGCTCCCAGTCATAATTGCAAAGGAACTCACTTCCCAACAAGAGGAGCAACTGCTTAGTGTGCTGATAAGACACAAGAAAGCTATTGGGTGGAGTCTGGCGGACATAGTAGGTATCAGCCTTCAGGTCTGTGATCACTGGATTTTTCTAGAGGAGGGAGTAAGGCCTATCCATCAACTCCAAAGGCGGTTGAACCCCACCATCTTAGAAGTCGTGGAGAAGGAGGTGACCCGACTACTCGAAGCTGATATCATCTATCCAATCTCGGATAGTGAATGGGTTAGCCCAGTATAGGTAGTTCCGAAGAAGTCTGGCgtcactacagtgaagaatgagcatggggGACTCATGGCTACCAGAGTGCAGAATTCCTGGAGGGTGTGCATTGACTATAGGCGTCTGAACCAGGCCACTTGCAAGGATCACTACCCGTTGCCTTTCatcgatcaaatgcttgatTGCTTGTCAGGTAAATCGCACTATTATTTTCTAGATGGTTATACAGGTTATTTTCAAATCCATATAGCTTCtaaggatcaggagaaaactacttttacatgtcccttTGGAAAGTATGTATATAAGAGAATGCCGTTTGACTTATGTAATGCACCGGCTAtgtttcaaagatgcatgatgagtaTTTTCTCAGATCTTCTTGAGAGTTGTATGGAAGTTTTTTTGGATGACTTTAGTGTGTATGgtgattcgtttgatctttgCTTGGATAGTCTAGCTAGAATATTAGAACGAtgtgttagttcaaaccttgtacttaattttgaaaaatgtcattttatggtaaaacaaggtATTGTTCTAGGGCATGTTATTTCTAGTACTGGTATATCTGTAGATCCAGACAAGGTAGATGTTATTTCtggtttaccttacccctcctctgtgaggaAAGTCTGTTTGTTTCTTGGTCTTGCAGGTTTCTACCGGCAATTTAACAACGACTTCAGTAAAGTAGCACTCCTTTTGTCCTTCCTGCTATAGAAAGACGTGGATTTTGAGCTGAGTGAAGATTGCATGGAGgtgtttgataagctgaaggtTGCTTG includes:
- the LOC130962759 gene encoding uncharacterized protein LOC130962759; the encoded protein is MAEPRRITLQEAGAPDFTMQPYQARHPNLAADFELKTALINLLPKFHGLPTQEPIKHLRNFQTACSTTRQHGVDEVTIWLYAFPFSLEEKAREWFYTQPEAVVTNWKGIPGQVLSSSDAASNGSLTNYKTATEAWQLTTDLAESTRNTRQRNNHPKVITKVSLAVRQRHSQTLGEMSNILKQLQLNQQQPPPPPQQHCQ